In a genomic window of Streptomyces koelreuteriae:
- a CDS encoding SsgA family sporulation/cell division regulator, with translation MRTVVERELELKLVLSPERSIPVPALLGYRSDDPYAVHVTFHVSSEHPVHWTFARDLLVEGVFRPCGQGDVRVWPTRAGGRGVVLMALSSPDGDALLEAPAAPVSAWLERTLRVVPPGSEREQLGLDDELDQLLAQ, from the coding sequence ATGCGCACCGTGGTGGAACGCGAACTGGAGCTGAAGCTCGTCCTGTCGCCGGAGCGCTCGATCCCGGTACCGGCCCTGCTCGGATACCGCTCCGACGACCCGTACGCCGTCCACGTCACCTTCCACGTCTCCTCCGAGCACCCCGTGCACTGGACGTTCGCCCGGGATCTGCTGGTGGAGGGCGTGTTCCGGCCCTGCGGGCAGGGGGACGTGCGGGTCTGGCCGACCCGGGCCGGCGGGCGCGGTGTCGTCCTCATGGCGTTGAGCTCACCCGACGGGGACGCCCTGCTGGAGGCACCGGCGGCCCCGGTGTCGGCCTGGCTGGAGCGCACGCTGCGCGTGGTCCCGCCGGGGTCGGAGCGCGAACAGCTCGGTCTCGACGACGAACTGGACCAGCTGCTCGCCCAGTGA